The Corvus moneduloides isolate bCorMon1 chromosome 5, bCorMon1.pri, whole genome shotgun sequence genome includes a region encoding these proteins:
- the UBE2D3 gene encoding ubiquitin-conjugating enzyme E2 D3: MALKRINKELSDLARDPPAQCSAGPVGDDMFHWQATIMGPNDSPYQGGVFFLTIHFPTDYPFKPPKVAFTTRIYHPNINSNGSICLDILRSQWSPALTISKVLLSICSLLCDPNPDDPLVPEIARIYKTDRDKYNRISREWTQKYAM; encoded by the exons gaaCTTAGTGACTTAGCCCGTGATCCTCCAGCACAGTGTTCAGCAGGTCCCGTTGGAGATGACA tgTTTCATTGGCAAGCCACAATTATGGGACCT AACGACAGTCCATATCAGGGTGGTGTATTCTTCTTGACAATTCACTTTCCCACAGACTACCCATTCAAACCACCTAAG GTTGCATTTACAACAAGAATCTATCATCCAAATATTAACAGTAATGGCAGCATTTGTCTTGATATTCTAAGATCACAGTGGTCTCCTGCTTTAACTATTTCTAAAG ttctcTTATCCATTTGTTCACTGTTATGTGATCCAAATCCAGATGACCCACTAGTGCCAGAGATTGCACGTATCTATAAAACAGACAGAGACAA GTACAACAGAATATCTCGGGAATGGACTCAGAAGTATGCCATGTGA